The sequence CATGCGCTTTGCTAAACCGGTGAGACTCAGACAATGACCCCTTATCAATTCAGAATGGCGGCTAATATAAGCGCCGAGCTTTCTGCGCGCTGGATTCTGCCTATCACTCTGGCAATGAAAGAATTTGGCATTACTACTCCAGTACAACAGGCAATGTTTATTGCTCAAGTAGGCCATGAGTCGGCCAGTTTCACGCTGCTGGTGGAGTCGTTCAATTACAGCATTAACGGTTTGCTAGCGACATTCGGCAAAAGATTGTCTGCGGATCAGGCTTCGGCATTAGGTCGCCAGCCGGGTGAGAAGTCTGTACCCGTAAACCGGCAGCGAGCCATTGCAAATCTAGTCTATTCAGGCCGTATGGGTAATAAAGCTGTAGATGATGGTTGGAAATACCGTGGTCGTGGTTTGATTCAGATTACCGGCTTAGATAACTATCGGGCATGTGGTACCGCGCTGAAACTGGATTTAATCAGCAACCCCGATCAGTTGCAAAGCGATGTTAACGCTGTTCGTTCTGCTGCCTGGTTCTGGCAATCCCGTAATTGCGGTCAATATGCTGATGATATTCAGCGTGTCACTCAGCTTATTAATGGCGGTAATAACGGGATTAATGACCGCAAGGCGCGGTTTGAACTGGCGAAGCAAGAGTTACAGCTATGACTACGTGGCGCGCTGCTCTAGTGACATTAGTCTCTACTGCTTCCCTTTTACTACTTCTGAATCGTAACCATCTGGCAAACAAGGTGGATAAGACGGAAGCGGAGTTGGTGACCGAACAGGCTACTAACGTTGCTCTGGGCAACATCATCGATGCATACCAGGCGAATGATGCCGCTAACCGAGCAGCCACAACCCGCCAGCTAGATAACGAAAGGAGACTACGCAATGAAAGTGACGAACGGCTCAGGCGGTTCAAAGCTGCGGCAGAGGGTGATGATTGTTCTATCAAGCCTCTGTCTAACGCTAGCATTAGCATCTTGCAAGAATAGCCCCGCGCATAAGTCAGCTGAATTAATCCAGTTGTGGCCCCCTAAATCAGCACTCACTGAATGCGAGGTGCCGGAGTTCGTCGGCACTACATGGGGTGATAGCGGGCTATATGCATTGGCATTGAAGCGTGAACTGCGGATCTGCAAAGGGCGGTTGGATGAAGTCATTAGCTGGCGGCAGAACGCTCGGGAAAGTGATAAGGGGTTATAAAATGGTAGGCGTCCCATCCCACCAGATTCTTAACATAGATCAGAGTTTTTTAAGTCGCTTTATTTCCCGAGAATTTCCTTAAGGGGTGTTGGTTTTCTCTTAACGTTTTTGTTGTATTCATTCTGAAGGGCAAGAAAAATACCTTCGAAGCTTTCAGCAATGTACTGGTTAGTAACTGGTATATTACCCGACGCTAAGTGGCCAGCAATAACGTTACAGGTCTGCGTGAATAAAAATTCTTTAGTTTCTTGGGTACTCATTTATATGCTTTCCTTTTATTAATGATCTTGGGAGTGAGTTCATTTACTGTATGCGAAATGTAAGCATATACTGCATTTGTTTATTGTCAATACATTGAAAAGTAAGATAAAACTGACGAGGTCGTCAACATCAGTAGCACTGATGAGCCATAATCTAAGCCACTGCCTAATAAGTCGGTGGCTTTCTATTTAGGGATAGATCATGGCAACTCTTAAGGATTTATCCAATCAGCTTCAGCAGATTAAAAAG comes from Yersinia canariae and encodes:
- a CDS encoding glycoside hydrolase family 19 protein; its protein translation is MTPYQFRMAANISAELSARWILPITLAMKEFGITTPVQQAMFIAQVGHESASFTLLVESFNYSINGLLATFGKRLSADQASALGRQPGEKSVPVNRQRAIANLVYSGRMGNKAVDDGWKYRGRGLIQITGLDNYRACGTALKLDLISNPDQLQSDVNAVRSAAWFWQSRNCGQYADDIQRVTQLINGGNNGINDRKARFELAKQELQL
- the lysC gene encoding Rz1-like lysis system protein LysC is translated as MIVLSSLCLTLALASCKNSPAHKSAELIQLWPPKSALTECEVPEFVGTTWGDSGLYALALKRELRICKGRLDEVISWRQNARESDKGL
- a CDS encoding DUF2570 domain-containing protein → MTTWRAALVTLVSTASLLLLLNRNHLANKVDKTEAELVTEQATNVALGNIIDAYQANDAANRAATTRQLDNERRLRNESDERLRRFKAAAEGDDCSIKPLSNASISILQE